Below is a genomic region from Rhodohalobacter sp. 614A.
AAAATACTCTCTCGTTCTTGTTGCAAAAAATGATGTAAATGCATCTTTCATCTCCTGTTGTTAATGATTGCACTCATTAAAACGTTAGGAGAGTTTGATGAAGATGATGTGAAAGTCAGTTATTCAAATATCTCAAGTAATTCGTAGTTTATTTTTTCTTTTCCTGTCACAAATTTAGTTCGATGCTTTTGCAAATGTAATTCACATGTTTCATTGAGAAACTTTCGATCATACTCAATTAATGTTTCTTCATCAAGATCAGGATTTATAAATCCTGATCTTTTTTTTCCAGAAATTGTCTGTATTTCAAATTTGCCAGAGTCCAACAAAATACCTCGCAGTATACCTGTTAAAAAAACATCCTCAGATTCATCACTAGTCTTAGTTACTCTTTGGTAAGCCTCTGCTACCTTTGGTTCCTTAATTTCAAGACCTAGATCATGACACTCTATTTTTAACATTGAATTTTCGTCATATAATTCTTCTAAGAAGTTTTTTAAATGAGATAAGTTACGTTTTGGGGTGTTTTCAATCGCTTTTTCAAATGTATTGTCATCTATAGAAGTATCTTGTATTAATTTTGCAACATTTTTCATTGCTTCAGTCATATCTTGAGCATCAAATAAGTCTTCAGACTCAATCTGACTTAGTTCTACTCCAAAAGACCCAATGGGAAGCGCTGTTAAATATAAATCACTTGCTATGCCTTTCTTTGGAGCACCTCTTTTACCAACTTTTCCAAAGCGAATTAAAGCTGCTTGGGTTCTTACCATTTCTTGAAATGGCTTCAGTGTTTTACCAAGAAAAGTAGATTTTATGCCCATTGAACCCACGACAGCATCACCACTGAATAACAACCTTACTTTTGCCTCGTAACTTTCGGAGGAAAGCGATTTTAATTCGCTTTCTAACTCATTAAGCTTCTCCTTCAAGCTTTCAGCCATTATGGGATGATCAACAACCATTTCTAATAATCTTTCAGTATCGATTATTTGGGCTTTAATATTCTCTATTTTTTGGTAGAGGCTCATATCTGCAACTGATTTAAATAATCCATCGCATGCTTATCATCTATAGGTGTATTAAGTGAAATTCTTAAAATACCTTTCCATACCTTATTTCTGTTATGCGAGAATAGTTGAAGCCAATATCGCGTTGCTTCTACTGTTACATCTGGTTTAAAACTATAATCAATTGGATAATGATCAACATTAAATGATTGTTTAGACAATGCAGGATTAACAAATTCTGGAAATGATTGACGAATACTTGCTTGTTGTGACATATCTAGTTTTCCAAAAAATGTTACCACATCAATGTCATTTGGTGATCGATTCTCTGATACTTCAACGTTTTCAAGAAAACTTCCGTCTATCCATTGGAAACCATAAATGATTCCTAATTGATTCATTCTTTCACGAAAACTTATAAATCCTTTGAGGATCTCAATCCTTTTATAATTGATAGCAAACTTATGACAAAGTTCCAATATGCTGCATGAATAGGGGGATAAGTCACTACGATCTACTGGATTGCCTAAATGTGGTGGCAAAACATGATTATGATCAAAGTCAGGAATTGGACTCATGATAGTGATGGAATGATTTAATTATTGCTGTACCAATATGGTGATGAATTGCTTTGATTTTCATCAATTATAATCTAACACAATTGTTTTAACAAATTTACTACATAAACCGGAACACCCCGAAATTCTGTATTTCATAAAAATTCTCATCAAACGGACTCCATGACCAAAGGGTTTCGCCTTCATCATGATCAATTCTATAGAGGTGGGCGTGCCATATGCTATCGGATTTGGGGTAGATGTTCTTCAACAGATACATCAGGTTAAACGGAAAAAACATTTCAGACTATCCATAAATTGGGTTTAGTAGTTAACTTTCCTTTCAAAATAAATGGATTTCAAAAGAGGGAATTTGATCGAAAATTGATTTCTCTTTGTTATCCTTTAAAATTCATAAAAACAAAAACCATTTATTATGATTTTAATTACAGGAGCAAACGGACACCTGGGCTCAGCAGCAATCGATCAACTTCTTAAGAAAAATCCGGATGCGGATATTGCCGGATTGGTGAGAAGCGAAGAAAAAGGAAAAGAATTGAAAGCCAAAGGAGTGGAATTGAGGTTCGGGGATTATTTAGATCCGGCCTCTCTTGAAAAAGCATTTGACGGAATAGACGTTCTGGCATTTATTTCATCAGGTACGCTGAAGGACCGGCAGGCGCAACATAAGAATGTGGTTGATGCGGCGAAGAAAAAAGGAATCAGACACATATTTTATACCGGAATCAGCAAGGCAGACGAGCGGTTGAGTCCGCTTGCGTTTGATCACGATGCCACGGAAAAAATGATTAAAGACGCCGGCATTCCATTTACCATTTGCCGAAATACCATTTACCTCGAGTTTTTCCCTATGTTTTGGGGCAATGCGATTGAAACCGGAATGTGGACGTTTCCCGGCGGCGGTTACAAACAAAACCTTGCTCTCCGCTCCGAAATGGCTGAAGCCCTTGGAAATGCTCTGGCCGATCATGAAAAGCATCAAAACAAAATTTACGATTTTGCCGCCAGCCAGGCGTACACGTTTGATGAATATGCCGATGCCATGAGCGAGGCCGCCGGAAAGAAAATCACTTATACGGATGTATCGGTTGATGCATTCGTGGAACAACTGAAAAAAGCCGGACTGCCGGATGAACAGATTGGAATGACCCAGATTGTTTCCACACTTTTTGCCAATGGCGGCGCCCATCTTGAAAGCAACGACATGGCAAATCTTTTGGGACGCCATCCCAAAAACATCCTGAAATTCGTGAAGGAAGCTGTAACATCAAAAAATGAAAATAAGTAATGTCCAATTCAGCGCTAACCGATGAAATTATTGATCATGCTGTTTACCGTTTGAATGAAAATACTCCACGAATCAAAAAGTGTCTGGATCAATTGACGGAAGAAGAAATCTGGAAAAGGCCGAATGAATCCTCCAATAGTGTGGGGAACCTGATTCTTCATCTCTGTGGGAATATTACCCAGTATACAATCTCATCTCTCGGCGGCAAAAAAGACAGTCGCAAACGGGATATGGAGTTTGATACGAGAGGCGGTTATTCCAAAGCCGAATTGTTTGAGAAGTTGAGTTCAACGGTAGATGAAGCTGTTGAAGTCATCAAAAACCTGAATGAAGATGCCTTGATGAAAATTCGAAGCGTACAGGGATTCGAATATTCTGGCGTTGGAAATATTATTCACGTGGTGGAGCATTACTCGTATCACACCGGACAAATTGCATTCTGGACCAAACTGTTGAAGGACCAGGATTTGGGATTTTATGACGGCGTGGATTTGAATGCAAAGAATAAGTGATAAATGACGTAAGCCATTGCGAGCGAGTGTAGCGACCGCAGCAATCCTCAAACTTTTTGCCGGATGGAGATTACACCAAAAGCATCCCTTTGGGGTGATCACAAACTCAATAACTCCATTTCAACCGAAAATAGATGACATTTGGCGTTCTCACAAAATCAGAAAAAGCAGAGCCTTTCAACAACTGGGCAAGTACCATAAAATCAATATTATTCGACAGAGAATGGCTTACCTGAGGAATGAGAATCACCATTTTTTTTGTAAAACTGCCGAGTATTCCACCGCTGATAGTTGTTAAAGGAGTAAACGGATAGGAGGCATTGAAAAAATAACCTGTTTTGGAAATAAACAGATTATTCGCTGTGGGTGGCTGAGTGAGCTCAAACAGGCTGTTTCCCTGGTCATCATGCCCTCCATTGTATAAGAATTCCGTCTGAGCGTAAACGGAATTGGAAAACATGTAATCAAAACCTAT
It encodes:
- a CDS encoding DinB family protein produces the protein MSNSALTDEIIDHAVYRLNENTPRIKKCLDQLTEEEIWKRPNESSNSVGNLILHLCGNITQYTISSLGGKKDSRKRDMEFDTRGGYSKAELFEKLSSTVDEAVEVIKNLNEDALMKIRSVQGFEYSGVGNIIHVVEHYSYHTGQIAFWTKLLKDQDLGFYDGVDLNAKNK
- a CDS encoding SDR family oxidoreductase — protein: MILITGANGHLGSAAIDQLLKKNPDADIAGLVRSEEKGKELKAKGVELRFGDYLDPASLEKAFDGIDVLAFISSGTLKDRQAQHKNVVDAAKKKGIRHIFYTGISKADERLSPLAFDHDATEKMIKDAGIPFTICRNTIYLEFFPMFWGNAIETGMWTFPGGGYKQNLALRSEMAEALGNALADHEKHQNKIYDFAASQAYTFDEYADAMSEAAGKKITYTDVSVDAFVEQLKKAGLPDEQIGMTQIVSTLFANGGAHLESNDMANLLGRHPKNILKFVKEAVTSKNENK
- a CDS encoding DUF6932 family protein; translated protein: MSPIPDFDHNHVLPPHLGNPVDRSDLSPYSCSILELCHKFAINYKRIEILKGFISFRERMNQLGIIYGFQWIDGSFLENVEVSENRSPNDIDVVTFFGKLDMSQQASIRQSFPEFVNPALSKQSFNVDHYPIDYSFKPDVTVEATRYWLQLFSHNRNKVWKGILRISLNTPIDDKHAMDYLNQLQI